One Chionomys nivalis chromosome 4, mChiNiv1.1, whole genome shotgun sequence genomic region harbors:
- the LOC130873695 gene encoding olfactory receptor 10G6 yields the protein MQSGNRTSVSHFILVGLHHPPELGVPLFLAFLLIYLLTASGNGLIILTVLVDIRLHRPMYWFLCHLSFLDMTISSAIVPKMLAGFLLDSRMISFGGCAIQLFSFHFLGCTECFLYTLMAYDRFLAICKPLHYATIMTRGVCNCLALGTWIGGTIHSLFQTSFLFRLPFCGPNRVDYFFCDIPAILRLVCADTTINELVTFVDIGFLALTCFMLILTSYGYIVAAILRIRSADGRRNAFSTCAAHLTVVIVYYVPCTFIYLRPGSQEPLDGVVAVFYTVITPLLNPIIYTLRNKEMKAALWRLGGHKEVQAH from the coding sequence ATGCAAAGTGGCAACCGGACTTCTGTGTCTCACTTCATTTTGGTGGGCCTGCACCACCCACCTGAGCTCGGGGTCCCACTCTTCCTAGCATTCCTTCTCATCTACCTCCTCACTGCCTCTGGCAATGGGCTCATCATCCTCACAGTCTTGGTGGACATCCGGCTCCACCGGCCCATGTACTGGTTCCTATGTCACCTCTCCTTCTTAGACATGACCATTTCTTCTGCTATTGTCCCAAAGATGCTAGCTGGCTTTCTCTTGGATAGTAGAATGATCTCCTTCGGGGGCTGTGCGATTCAACTGTTTAGTTTCCATTTCCTGGGTTGCactgaatgttttctttatacaCTTATGGCTTATGACCGTTTCTTGGCCATCTGTAAGCCTTTACACTATGCTACCATCATGACTCGCGGCGTCTGTAACTGCCTAGCTTTAGGCACCTGGATTGGAGGGACCATCCACTCACTTTTTCAAACAAGTTTTTTATTCAGGCTTCCTTTCTGTGGCCCAAACAGAGTTGACTACTTCTTCTGTGACATTCCAGCCATTCTCCGTCTAGTCTGTGCAGACACCACCATCAATGAGTTGGTCACCTTTGTAGACATTGGCTTCTTGGCCCTTACATGCTTTATGCTCATTCTCACTTCCTATGGCTACATAGTGGCTGCTATCCTGAGAATCCGCTCTGCAGATGGGCGTCGCAATGCCTTCTCTACCTGTGCTGCCCACCTCACTGTGGTCATCGTTTACTATGTACCCTGTACCTTCATTTACCTACGGCCTGGCTCACAGGAACCTCTGGATGGGGTGGTGGCTGTCTTCTACACAGTCATTACTCCCCTGCTGAACCCCATCATCTACACGCTACGAAACAAAGAGATGAAAGCAGCGTTGTGGAGGCTGGGAGGTCACAAGGAGGTACAGGCTCACTGA